From the genome of Ziziphus jujuba cultivar Dongzao chromosome 6, ASM3175591v1, one region includes:
- the LOC132803969 gene encoding uncharacterized mitochondrial protein AtMg00810-like, which yields MLDCKPISTPMEVNAKLSAYEGKDLEDATMYQQLVGSLIYLKLTRLDISFAVGIVSRCMQSPKKPHLEAVQRILRDVKGIIHMGLLYKRGEECKLLGYCDADYARDYDTQQSTTEYIFSLGSGVVSWCSKRQPTVSLSTIEIEYRAAAMAT from the coding sequence ATGTTGGACTGTAAGCCAATATCAACTCCAATGGAGGTGAATGCTAAGCTATCTGCATATGAAGGAaaggacttggaggatgctaCTATGTACCAACAATTGGTAGGAAgtcttatctatttaaaattgACACGGCTAGATATTTCATTTGCAGTTGGAATTGTAAGTCGCTGTATGCAAAGTCCAAAGAAACCTCACTTGGAAGCAGTTCAACGAATATTAAGGGACGTTAAAGGCATTATACACATGGGGCTTCTGTATAAAAGAGGAGAAGAATGCAAGTTGCTTGGTTACTGTGATGCCGACTATGCCCGAGATTATGATACACAGCAATCAACTACTGAATACATATTCAGCCTTGGTTCAGGAGTAGTTTCTTGGTGcagtaaaagacaaccaactgtATCTCTGTCAACTATAGAAATAGAATATAGAGCAGCTGCTATGGCAACCTAA